Proteins from a genomic interval of Nostoc sp. PCC 7120 = FACHB-418:
- a CDS encoding DUF3155 domain-containing protein gives MPKRIRQKLGRYNLKHKLRGKVLLSKVTSFSCYQQNHQEKTCTTARKFIRNNNIQPPCVITVLKISGSEEKFFLSNNGLFSYKYAIENHKLFSPEIASIAS, from the coding sequence ATGCCAAAACGAATTCGACAAAAACTAGGTAGATACAATTTGAAACATAAGTTACGTGGGAAAGTTTTGCTATCAAAGGTTACAAGCTTTAGTTGCTATCAACAAAACCATCAAGAAAAAACCTGTACAACTGCAAGGAAATTCATTCGCAATAACAATATTCAACCGCCATGCGTTATCACGGTACTCAAGATATCGGGTAGTGAGGAAAAATTTTTCTTGTCAAACAATGGACTGTTTAGTTATAAATATGCAATTGAAAATCACAAATTATTTTCACCAGAAATAGCGTCAATTGCTAGTTAA